A segment of the Pochonia chlamydosporia 170 chromosome Unknown PCv3seq00013, whole genome shotgun sequence genome:
CCCTCATCTCTTCCAATCTAGGTCGAGCAGTATACACAGACCGCAAATTACCCTTACTATCCTTGCGGCCAGACCACCATCCCTCaccagcagccgcagcaCGAGGCCAGACAATCGTGTCGAGGCTCCACGGGTCGATGGTCTCCGTCCAGACGGCAACTTCGCCGCCAATAACGTTCTTGGCCACCGCGGCGGTCATGTTCTCGATAGGATCGTGAGTATAGATGAGTCGCCAGTTCTTTGTGGGCGAGCACCAGTCGTTGAAGGGGTATGCGCTTGATAAACTGGCGTCTTTGGCGTCGATCCATTCACCACGGCCGCAATCCAGATACTAGAAGTTGTTAGGGTGTACTTGATTGAGTGGACTTGTAGATTGGAGAATTGTAACTTACATAAAAGTCAGTGCTAGAGTCAATAACCTTATGTCCAGCAGTGGCCAGCTTGTTCACGGAGGCGCTGCCAAACCAAGACTGGATGACGGTGTCTTTGCCGACTGTTGCGCCCCAGTCACCGACCATTTCTTCCCAGACCATGGGAATGAGTCCATGCTCTCGGACCTTCTTGTGGGCATGGTCGAGGAATCGCTGGAGCATGGGCTTCAGGACCTTCATGTCGTCGGTCTTGAGGTTGGGATCCAGCAGTGAATTGGCGGCCTTGTACTCGTCGCCACCGGTGTGGAAGTACGAGGTATATGGACTTAATCGGGGGAGCAGGTCATCGAATAGAGTTGAGAGGAATTTCTCAACATCCGTGTTGTTTAGCTTGAACGCTCCGCAGGGAGGCTGCGCGCAGTACGTCCAGTATGGCTTCTCGTTGTACGCGACGGTGAGGCCGGGGTATGCTTTCTCAATGCCAACGTGACCAGGCATGTCGATTTCCAAAATGACCTGGACACCCCGAGCGGCAGCATACTGTTGTATATCCTTGATATCCCTTGGTGAGTAGGTCAGGCCTGGAGCGTAGCGGCCCTTTTCCGCGAGCTTAGGAAGAGCTGGGATCTCCAAT
Coding sequences within it:
- a CDS encoding glycoside hydrolase family 20 (similar to Nectria haematococca mpVI 77-13-4 XP_003054100.1) — protein: MLNKALVVLTALAAVVPVNAIWPVPQQISTGKDILFIDRSIKVTYNGEHVRWIPGFPSPNYAQGLTENLLNIGQTTYDALARRGADDKKNSPLNSKQVVRDGVARSLKAIFENGLVPWMLNPAGSNFEPAVGSGKGTVKSLTITQTGKDNATVFKPVAGSVDESYSLQLSSNGEATIKAATSTGVLHALESFTQLFFKHSSGHAFYTKLAPVSIQDSPRFPHRGMLLDVGRHWFAVDDIKRTIDALAMNKMNIMHLHITETQSWPLEIPALPKLAEKGRYAPGLTYSPRDIKDIQQYAAARGVQVILEIDMPGHVGIEKAYPGLTVAYNEKPYWTYCAQPPCGAFKLNNTDVEKFLSTLFDDLLPRLSPYTSYFHTGGDEYKAANSLLDPNLKTDDMKVLKPMLQRFLDHAHKKVREHGLIPMVWEEMVGDWGATVGKDTVIQSWFGSASVNKLATAGHKVIDSSTDFYYLDCGRGEWIDAKDASLSSAYPFNDWCSPTKNWRLIYTHDPIENMTAAVAKNVIGGEVAVWTETIDPWSLDTIVWPRAAAAGEGWWSGRKDSKGNLRSVYTARPRLEEMRERMLVRGVRGAPISQLFCEQSPLGDCDG